The Cryptococcus decagattii chromosome 11, complete sequence genomic sequence CCATCCCAATCAGCAACTATCCCAACAGGGGCGGCTGTATCTCTACGGACAAAAACTTACAAAGTAATAAGAATGATCGTACCCATCTTGCATCCTTACCTCCacaccttccttccctgCCTTTTCCAACGCCTGGGGCTGGAGTTGGCCTTGTTTGAGGAATTGGTCGTCCGTACCGACATCCACCAAAATCTTGGGTTCGCCAGCAAACTCGGGAAGAAGCGCCGAAGAGTCGTGGTCAtgccaagaagaagaggaggatagATAGTTGCTGAATGCGTTGGTGCCCCATGGGACGGCGGCGGGGTTGCTGGATGTTCGTGTAGGATGTGAGAAGGGACCTAGGAGGGTGAAGGGCAAAGAACGGACGTACCAGATGGGAGCAAAGGCGGAGGCAGACTTGAAAAGGCCCGGATTCTTGAGGTAGATGGACAAGGAACCGTGCCCTAGTAATTTGTTAGCAACTGTTTGACTTAGTATCCGAAAGTGACATACCACCCATGGAGTGGCCCATGAGAGACCATTTGGAAAAGTCCTGTATCACATCAATTGGTGACGACTATTACTTCAGCATACCACACTTACGAGGCCCAAGTTTGCCTCTTTCAGCACCTCTGGCAATTCCTTGACAACCAAATCATACATATTGTAAtgcttcttccatttgTCCGTCTCAGcattgatgaagaagcctGCACCAGTACCCAACTGccaatcatcatcctcgccTTCTACTCCCGCACCCCTAGGGCTAGTATCAGGGAATACAAGGGCAATACCCTCTTTGCCTGCGGCATTAAGGAATCCTCCCTTCTGGGCGCCAGTATCTTCAGTACAGGTGAGACCTGCGAGGTAAAAGAGGACAGGGACTGGGGAATCAGGAGAGGCGGAGGATGGGATGAAGACGTTGAACTGAGTGGGGAGGGCGAGGGAGGCAGAGGGGAATTTGTACTTTGTTAGGAAGCCTCCGGCAGCCTTGTTAGAGGAGAGCTTTTCGAGCTGGACCATGATGTGCTGTTTGAGAGTCGTGGACGCTGTGCAAGGGGAATGATGAGAGAAGTGGGACTTAATATGCCGATGAACATTGACCTCCACCTGCCTCCACCCTCCCGGGTTTTATAGATGCTTCCGCTTGGCAATCTGCTGACTCCGCTCGGCGCCACGATCCGCCAGTAAATATCGTAAAAATAcatataataataaatgaTAGTGCCTGTTACGTACCATGGTACATGGGGGCGGAACTCCTAATCTTACTTCTTACCTCTCCCTGTCCATCTCTCAGCGCCTGTTGCTTAGCCCCTCTATATAGTCTCTCTCTAACCTGTCCGCTCGATTCACCTTTATTCCCACTAAAAAAAGCAATTCCCCCAGATTCCAGCAGCAGGTTGTTGGTAACTTTATCGCGGAGCCATCGACGTCATTATGATAAGACCAGCAATATTTGCAGTATTAGTGACCCCATGATATCATCATACACATGAAAGCCATTCGCTACGAAAATGACGCCGCTATGCTTGCCGAGTGGCATCGTTGCCATATACGTACGCTCGCTCCAACCTATGTATATATATGTCAAGAATAACAAAGGTAAAAATATCTGGAATCACTTTGAACGACCTCCATAACGCGCCACTAAAGTCGAACACCAAAACAGCAACAACACGATGCAAGCAGCCGTCAGCCTCGTCCAAGACTACATAGGCACAGAACCTACCGCTACCAAAGCTCCTTACAAACACCGTGAAGATGGATCCACCATGCGCGCCCTCGCATGGTTCGGCAAGGAGGATGTAAGGATGATAGATGCTCCTATTCCTGATATCACCCAAGACACGGACGTTATTGTCAAGGTCACGGGTACTACGATCTGTGGATCAGACCTCCATCTCTACCATTCCGAGATGCTGGGAATGCAGAAGGGAGACATTTTGGGACATGAGTTTATGTGGGTATTTTGTCATATCTAGGACGAAATGGTAATGAGAGCAAGAACTGATCATGATCGAACGTATAGGGGCATCATTGATCGGGTCGGTCCGTCTGTTAACCATCTGAAAATTGGAGACCGTGTAGTGGTATCTTTCCAGATCGCGTGCGGTACTTGTCGATACTGCCAGCAAAAGCTTTCATCCTTTTGCGATAGAACCAATGACTCGTCTGTATCGGGTAACATGTGGGGTCAGCGGGATTCCGCTTTCTTTGGGTACGGTCATCTCAGTGAATTTATTTCTTAGCTTTTGCAAATGGGACATTCATCTAACAATCATTGCGTATGCTAGCCGGAGGCTGGCCTGGTGGACAGGCAGAGTATGTGCGAGTCCCCTTTGGGGAAGTCAATTGCTTGAAGGTGCCGGCAGAAGTACCAGGTACGTTTATCTGTATTGAGTTCCTTTCTCGAACATGAATTTAACTCGTGACTTTTTTGAATTTCCTCAGATGAGCAAGCTTTGTGTAAGTCTTCCTTCTGTAACAAACAAGGAAGAGGCGACAATGAGAGCGTGATTGGCTGATCGAGCGGAAGATCTGGGGGGGTGAGATGGGGGGACATCCGTTTCTTGTGGGCGAACGTTAACAGAAGTTTGAATAGATCTTTCTGATATTCTTCCTACTTCATACCACGCCGTCGTCGATACCGGAGTCCAAAAAGGGGATATTGTCGGTATCTGGGGCTTGGGACCTATCGGTGTAAGTTTTAGTCTTTCGACGGgctttctttccccttccttttGTTTTAGTAACAAGTACTCATGTTCCTATTAAATAGATCTGCTGTGTTAAATGGGCTCTTCTCAAGGGTGCATCTAAAGTCTACGCGATCGATACCAATCCTACACGACTTGCGCTTGCCAGATCCTTTGGCCCAGAGGTCATCACTGTAGACTTCAAGGCTGAGGACGTAAAGAAGCGAATTCACGGCGAGGTTCCTCAAGGTCTTGATGGTGAGTCGAgctttcctcttttttttttaatcTTCAATTATGAAAGGGTGACTAATACATCATATCTTGTGATTCTAAAAGTGTGCATCGATGCTACTACCTTCCACGAACCCAAAACCTTCCTCCACAAGGTCGAGAAAGCCCTCATGCTCGAGACCGATGTCTCCGAAACGCCCAACGAAATGATCTGGCTAGTCAAAAAGATGGGCCGAGTCGGGCTAATCGGTGTGTACTCCGCTTACACCAATCATTTCAACATCGGCGCCCTCATGGAGAAGGGAGTAAGGTTCATCGGGAACGGACAGGCCCCTGTACATCTCTACTGGGAAGAGATTTTGCATGATTATGTCATGACGGGCAAGTTTGATACCAAATTTGTAATTAGTCATCGAGTGGATTTGGAGGATTTTCCACAGCTGTATGACAAGTTTGATAGGAGGGTTGCAGGTGTGGAGAAGGTGTTTGTGCAGACCAAGGCTAGGTGCGCTATTTCGTAACCATGATGAGTGTTTGAGTGCTGACTTTGTTATTGGTAGTGCACCTCCAACTAAAGGTTTTCCCCCCCTCAGCAAGGTGACCGATTGGGCGGACACGGTTATCTAAAATAAGTTGTAAGAATTGATGTGACTGGTGATATGGGTTGTTGTGGAAAATAAGAACAGAATAAATGTATCAAGATAGGAATATAGGAATGAAGGGATATAGAGTGCAGGCAGTATGAAGCATGTACGATTAGGTAATTGATACGGAAAGTATTCAAATCAGACCACTAGTGACAGACTGTAACTGTATGCAGCAGTTCAACCGACTTCCAAGAAAGGTTGTGGCAGTAGGGACAAGATTAATAatcgatgatgatgtaAGCTTCCAATACGCCTCCACCGGCAAATAAAAAGGCTCCGCTCACGACCCCATATATCATGTGCTTTACGGGTAAAAGTCCGTCTCGTCCGCCGTCATCACTCCCGACTTCCCTTATAattcttccatcttctatcttttcatctccctctcttACCGTTTAACATGTCTACAGAAGGCCAAGTGGGTATATTATTGTCGCACCAGATAAATCCGCGACTGACATTTAGAAGGTTATCACTTGCAAGGCTGCTATCGCTTGGGAGGCTGGTATGTAAAGCCCCTGTGTTCCCTGCAAACCTTACTGACCGAAATGCCCAGGCAAACCCCTTTCTATCGAGACCGTTGAAGTCGCGCCCCCAAAGGAGGGCGAGGTCCGAATTAAGATCCTCTAGTATGTTTTCGTCCCCGAACTATACTCCAAAACATTCTCTGACAAGTGTATTTAGCACTGGTTTATGCCACACGTATGTTGCGCTCATTGTATTCAGACTAAACGAGCGACAAATCTAATCGTTGCACTTGGCTTTGCCTTTAATAGTGACGCCTATACTCTTTCCGGCAGCGACCCTGAGGGAGCCTTCCCCGTCATCCTTGGACACGAGGGTGGTGGTATCGTCGAGTCTGTCGGCAAGGGCGTTGACAACGTCAAGGTTGGCGACCACGTTGTCCCTCTCTACACTGCTGGTAGGTATTCAAAATTTATGTCTAGAGGCGAAGCTGGAAGCATCGGAGAAAATAAGCCGTTAGGGAGAGTAATTGCGAAGCAAGCTTGGCATGGGGCGTAGTGGTATAAAAGGGCAGCCACGGGGAGGCAGGGGTAGGGGAGAAAATGGTGCTATAACGAGTCAGCGCTGACAGATCACTGCATAGAGTGCAGAGAATGCAAGTTCTGCAAATCCGGAAAGACCAACCTCTGTGGTCGAGTGCGAACCACCCAGGGTAAGGGTGTGATGCCTGACGGAACCACTCGATTCAAGTGCAAAGGTCAAGACATCTTGCACTTTGTAAGTTTTGCTTTTTATTCTCCCCTAAAACCACTTATTGATTCTCAAAATAGATGGGCTGCTCTACTTTCTCTCAGTACACTGTCGTCTCCAAGTTCTCCGTCGTCGCCATCAACCCTAAAGCACCTCTCAAGACTTCTTGTCTCCTTGGTTGCGGTATCACCACAGGTTACGGTGCTGCCACCAAGAGTCAAGGTATTGAGGGCACAAACGTCGCCATCTTTGGTGTTGGCTGTGTCGGCTTGAGTGTCTTGCAGGGTGCTAAGGCTAAGGGTTGCAAGAGGATCTTTGCTATTGACACCAACCCTAAGAAGAAGGAGTGGGCCGAGAAGTTTGGTGCCAGTGAGTCTTTATCTTATAATTCTTTTTGATCAAGCTCATGTGGATATATACAGCCGACTTTGTCAACCCCAAGGATCTCCCCGAGGGCAAGAGCATTGTTGATTACCTCATCGAGGAGACCGACGGCGGTCTTGACTTCACCTTCGACGCTACTGGTAACGTTGGCGTGATGCGAAACGCTCTCGAGGCTTGTCACAAGGGTTGGGGTGTGTGCACCATCATTGGTGTCGCCCCCGCCGGTGCCGAAATCTCTACTCGACCGTATGTTCTTCTCCATGTAATTGTCCGTATACTATTGGCTGAGATATATGAATGAACAGGTTCCAGCTCGTCACTGGTCGAGTGTGGAAGGGTTCAGCTTTCGGTGGTGTCAAGGGCCGAACCGAGCTTCCTGGTATCGTGGAAGACTATCTCGCGGGCAAGCTTTGGGTTAACGAGTTTGTCACTCATAACGAGACCCTTGAGGGCATCAACAAGGGCTTCGATGACATGCATGTGAGTATTGCCGGCGTCTCTTGTGGATAGGTGATATAAGTGGCTGGTGCTGATGGCCCATTTCTTCAGGCCGGTGACTGCATTCGGTGCGTCGTTGACATGGGCTTCAATGAGGCTCCTTAGGTTGTTACAGTATAATTGCATTTGGGGGCTAAGGGTGGACTCTTTCAACAGCTCAACCTAATTGATCTAAAGTAGAAGCATTAAAAGCGGATGTACATCCATGTGGTGCTTTTGTTCCTATTGCATGCAACTATTAAAAGACTCGAGATAGTATTAGATATAAGAAAACAACGGGTGCATAAAAAACACTACTCTACAACGCACACATTTCATTTTCCTTTGGATTTCTAATGACTACAAGCAAAATAGTGTAAAAATGAAAAATCGACTGCTTGTCAGAGACCTTTACTATGACATCTACAATTACTTTTCTCGAGACAACTTCAGGTCGGATTAGCTCCATAAACTTCGCTGACGCCTTACTTCCGCCCCAGGGGCTTCGCCCACATCAATCGCCATTGGTCCCAATCCAAACCCTTGTGCGTCCAACAACTCAtgctcatcatcctcctgGCTAATAGCCGTATGGCCCTGCCCTCTCAGTCCACCCCACAGACCCCATCCCCTCCTACCCTGGGAACGAGAGCCGTGCTGACCGAGGAAACCTTCCTGAATATGGCGAGCGCCTTGCCAGGCATTGGTGAATGGAGACGTCCAGTAGGACAATTGTGTGGGACCACGTTGGGTTAAGGCTGAGCCAGTAGATGTGTTGATAGACTCATCGGCATCCGGAGCAGGCGcgccatcctctccattcTCAGTAGCTGAATTAGCTGCTGCAGCCGCCTGCGCAGCCTCGCTCTCCCGCTGAGCAGCCCTCAGCCCCCTTTCAAACCTCTTGACCCTCCACCAACCACCAACGCTTGTCAACACAATGAACCACCCAATGCTCATAAGGAAAAAGCTAAACCATTCATTCGCACGCCCCACGTCTGCAGCCGATGGAAGATTTAACATTTGGGTGAGGGTTGTGTTATGAGCCACAGCCCACATTTCTGCTTCATGTGTGTTGTGCACAATTGTGACGGGTCCGTTGTCCCCTGCGCCTGGTTCCCTAAACTGAGCAGGCCATGGAGAAGCTCCAGGGCCCCAGATGGCTTCGATGGCATTGTCCGCAATCTCCTCATCGGATGGAACATGGTTAGGGGGAGGATCGGGGTCGGATGGATcggaagaagcagagggGAAGGCGTTATTCTTCATGAGGTCTTGGGCCTTTGAACGGAGGTTCAAACCGACTTGGATAAGAGTGAGACCCAAACCAGCACGCGAGCCGTACTTGGCAGCATGGGTAGTATGAAGAACGTAGGTGAGGAGAAAACCAACGAATTGGAAGGATGCAGACACAACCACTTTTCGCCTGTCAGATTATGCTCAATGTTGATAGGAACACTTACAGTTCCAGAGGAAGCTGAAAAAGTTGCCGCTCGGCATACCGTCAATAAGAATCTCGTCACCACTGATAGAGCTGGACAGGGGACCGAAAGGAGAACTTGAGGAGGGTAGGACGACGGTAGTATCCCAATACGGCGGGACAGCATCTCGCAGCGCCGTTTGATATGACTGGATTCTGTCAGTATTGAATTAAATGCAACACAAAGAAGTTCTGAACCTACTGGAGGCGCGTCTTTTGACTCATCCTCGGGAACATACTGCAAACCCCCTTCGCCTTCCGCCATGGTGTGCCTCTCAGGTCTGGCAGCCAAATTGTCAAACACTCCACtcattcctcctccaaccGCTCGACCTGCAGACGGAGCTTGTGACTGTTGACGCGGTAAAAACGACGACGGCAACAGACCCCCAAGGAAATGACGCTGGGGAGCTGGCCTCGGCCGAACAGGAACTGACGTAGGGATGATTCCATGTGAATTGCCTGGTGCAGGATTATGTGCAGAATAAGGTTCAAACGGAGGCGGAGACGGTGGCGGCAACGTCTGCTTATGCAGTCAGCCTGGCTGTACTGTGGTTTTTAAGTGCACAAAATGCATGCTCACATAATCACGCTCAAAGTCGTAATCGCCTGGCATCCCCCTGTCTCTAGTACTACTTAACAGTCCGTGCGTCTCACCTTGATCGAGTTCATCATTGTCAGCATCGGGACCATCAAAGGCAGCGTCCATTTCTCCAGGGTCAGGCATTGATGCATGTCGTCGTGGACGATGGCGTGAACTGCGAGCAGAATGGGTACTTGCTTGCCCAGAGCTTGCTGGGCCGGCCAATGAACCCAAGTCTTCCTGCATGGGATCATATCGTGACATTTCGATATACTATTTCATTGGTTAGCCCTGTTTCGTGGCACAcaaccaaaaaaaaacacaACAAGGATAGAGTGATGTATCAGAGGGTGGTGCATGAGTCTGTAGCTCACATTGCAGCCTCGTCGTCGAAATCGAACGCGAACGTTGAAATGAGACAGAGAACCAGTAGCGACTCGATGTATAATCTTCTAAAGTGGatgggaaaagagaaaggatgCAGAGGCAATGGAAAATGACTCACAAGTTCAAAACGTGCCCTTGGGGCTCACTGCCCGATAGAAGTGAGCGTGCAGAAAGAGAAACCGTGGCAAACAAGCCAAGATATGTAAGATACAAACTacgagaaagaagaataaaagaaagagaagagaggagaaagagagaaagaaacaAGCCAAGAAAAGGCGATGATGTGCTTCCCTACGTCGTCTGCCAAACTGAATCAAAACGCCGAAATCCCGGAAGCTTACGTGGCCTACGCCGGAATGTTCTTATTATCAAAAACGCACAAACATATATAAATACAGCACTAAGGTAAATGGAGATTAGGAAGACATTCAGCTTGCATCTGGTTCCTGGGGGGAAGCTATTATGAAAGTCAGCATGGCCGCCGTGCGGTTTATTTGCCTTCGTTGATTACTTCATTGTCCTGGTCAATATCTGTTCATCTTCGTTGAGATTTGAAATGCACTAGTCGGATTCCATCATCGCCGACCAGCTGTGCTCAAGTAATAGTTGTATTGTCGAGAAGTCGACGATCAAAATCTTTATCGTCATGGTAACAAAATGTTTTCAATAATCGTTCGCCTCAATATTGATGTCTGCAAACGTTTTCACGATCATTCCATCACAAGCAACTATGATTCAATCACTGTCACCCATTTCCCGATGGCTACAAGTGCAAACTACTGCACGCTAATATAACTTTTTCTTACATATGGGTCTATTATTTAGAGCCTTACTTATTCTTTAACAGCTAAATGGATGAGAGAACGTGCCGGCAGAATACTGTGGATTTTGTGTTGTTAGCACCAGATTAAGCTTATCAGTTTAAAGCACCTCACCCCAGCCTTAATACTCTCGGCAGCACTATACAGACCCAAAGGGGCAGTCGCGACACTAAGAACGATCTGATAGTATCATGAGTTCACAGGTTCACTGGCACGTGACAGTGTGAGACGGGGGGATTGAGATCTTACCGCGATTATGGAGCAGATGTAGAGGAACTTCTTCATGGGGGTGTCAAGCGCCCTCGACTCATCATTTTTGGCAAATAAGGGATGGATATCGTAGAACCACATAACACCGCAGAGACCAAATGTGAACCAAACACTGAACaaagaggagatgatggtaaGAAGTTGGTTGAAGAACTTGTGAAGATCGTCAGCAGACTATTGCTCATGATATTTTTTGGAGAGGATGTGATTTACAGGAATCAACTCAGCGATAATAAAACCGACAGTCCACATGAAGGCCACCAATCCAACCCAGCTTAGACGAGCCTTGATTGAGCTATAATGACTAACATCAGCAAATGCTCCCCCAATCTACGTTTGAAGGAAGAACTCAACGGGCTGGTCAAAAGGTCCTTTCTTCTGAAGACTACGATGTAGAGGTACTTGGCTCCCACGTTCACAGCTATGATGCCTGAAATCATGATTGTTACGAGGGCAATTGAATATGCTGTAATCCTCACAGGCCTGGTCGTCATACTAAGCGCTGGACTAGTGACATATTGGCCTCCGAAAGCGTAGATGGTGGCTCCAACAACTGTGTATGACAGGATTCCGAGACCTTggacgatgatgaaagACTTTTTAAAGTCTTGCGGCCTTTTCATCTCGGAACAAAAGCTGAAGACGGCCATGTTACCTCCATAGGCGAAAAAGACATTGGTGAGGCCACCGATAACGTCTACTAGGGTGGGATTGGTAGGAACCGCGTGCCAGGCTATGGGCACATCATTTCTGACAAGCACGCTTGAGTCTTGGATCTAGATGTTGCGGTTAGCCACATCCACTGACATTTTGTGCAAGCACTTACTCCTGTGGCAACGATGGTGATACCAGACGCTATGAGGATTGccgagatggagatgaaagaCATCAGAGAAAGCTTGCCGAATTCTCGAGAGATAGACATCTGAAAGCATTAACCCTGTTTTAACTTTGAAATACAAAACTCACAAGTACGCTAACAATACAAACAATGACGGCGTACCAAACGCTACAAATGGCATTGGAGCTGAGAGTTGAAAGCGCTTGTTTGCCGATGAGGGCATGAGACCCAGCTAGGCCCATACTCTGCATGTGAGCAAGGTTGTGTCAAACATATTCGACTCACTTTGAGAACTAGACCGATACCAAGAATTCGTCTACCCCAGTTACCAAAGAGGACTCCCCCGGCATCGCCAAAATGCATAACACCGGGGTGCTTGAGCTTGAAATCGACCATAATCCATGCGGTGAAGTAGGCAAGGGTTCCAGCACCGACCGTGGTGATTACACCACCTACCATACCAAGacgaaggaagatggatgggaaagaCAGGAGTCCCAAAGCAATGCTCTTTCCCATTCGTCAGCACACGTCCTTTTTAAATGTGCTGTAATCGCTACAGACCTCTGCAGTAGACACAAGGCCGGCTTGGATCCAACCCATAGTTCGGAACTCTACATAATCTTCACCTCTGGCCTCACGCTGAGCTTCGAAAGGATCAATGTCATAGCGTTCTTTTCCAGAATACTCTTGCTCGACGACCGGCGTGATGGTCGTAGTCGGATTCTGGTAAGCAGCCTTGTCGTCTTCCAGATGTGCAGCTCCCACATCGGCTGCTAAAGTCTTGTTATCAGGCATCTTCGTTAAATGATCTTATTGTCTGGGAATAATAGCCATTACTATACCCCAAGACTGCCTTCTTTTAACGGGGGTAATATTTCGAAGGTCGAATGATCTAATCTGTGGAAGTAGCTGGCAGTCGCAAACGCATACAGATCCAGAAGATAGCGAACGCATGACAAGGCTGCCGAATGTTCGCCAGAGCCGAAACGGTATCTGGTATATCAACTGCCGGTTTGGAGGTCAGTCCCGTATTCTAGGGAACTGGGAATACCTGGTTCCGCAGTGTGATCGCTTTTCACCAGAACGAAAAGAAGGTGGGGTTAGGACATGGAGGATAGATGTTGCGATGCGGCTGTGCCGGTCTTCTCTGATAATGGTCAGGAACACGATCAAACGGAAGTTTAGATCAAGCTAAAAACCAGACAAACAGAATCAGTGGCCGTGCCTTACGGCAACTCGCCAGAATGTTTGGCCCCCTCTCGGTATGTCGGCAATTGTAGGTGTCACGTCACTCGTACTTGCGCTGACAAGCAGAATGAGCTTCACATCTCTTTCAATGACCTGCATTATATTACCCATATCACGCTCGTCATCCCTAATGTCAATCACCTACTTACATCTCCATTATGCCGCTCCCCATCAaagcttctcctttctcgAAGCGCATTGGTTCTTTCACCAGGTCTAACCTTTACACTTTCAGGCAGGTAACTCAATCTGGCTTTCGACCGTCCCAACTATCCGTCTCTTCAAGATCGTTCGGCACCCAGCCTTTTCGGCTTCCCTCTTCGTTAGCCCTCCAGCGTCTCTCTCACGGTTCAACGAACATCCAATGGGCCATAGGTCTTAGTGCGGGAGCACTTCTGTTGGGTGGTGGGTTGGCACTCAGgggggaagatgacgaCCCGATCTTGAACAGGCCTAATCCAGCCGACAGACAAGCTCTGTCCAAGATTCCGACATCTAGACTTGTAGGGGGCTGGATGTGAGtatcttctctctttgcGTTCTGCAACTGCGAGCTCATTAGAGTAGAGTGTACGCCTTTTGTTCGTCTCCGACTCTGATTGAGATGAGCGAAGGTCTGTTCAACATCTTACACAGTGTTCCCGTAGTATCGTGGTTAGTGGATGCTTTTGCTCGAAGGACCTTCTTCGCTCAGGTAATTCTGTTCATAACACACTTCATTGGTCATCGTTCGCTGACTCGTCTAGTTCTTTGCAGGGGAGACCGCTGAAGACTCTGAACCTAACGTCTGGGCACCCTTACGGCAACAGTCTGTAGGCGTGCTTTGCGGCTATAATGTTGAAGCCAAACATGATGGCACCGGTGTGCCTGCGACCGAGCTTGCCGAAATCATCAGAGAAACATTGCACTCCATCGCTGCGGTAGGCGCCTTCGGTGTAAAGCACAGCTCGCCAGCAGACGTACAGAATGGCGATACACGATGTTGGGTGCGAACGAAGCTTACTGGTCTTACTACCGATCCTGAGGTCTTGCAACGTGCTTCCTACGAAATTCTTGCCAAACGTCGAGATCACAGCGCCTACTACCCTGGAGTTCCTGCGGATGGTGATTGGGAAGCCATGATGTCGGACAGACTTTCCACAAAGGTATGTAAACTACGTTAATCAACGATTCGATCTAAGTCTGATGATCTTTCTGTGCCTAGGACCACGACAATCTCGTATCCTTATATTCCACGCTGAAGGAGATTATGATTCAGGGGCAGAAGTATGGGGTACGCATCATCATTGACGCGGAGCAAACTTGGTTCGTAGAATTACTGGATTACCATTGGCACGATGAACCTTCTAATGACAGCTAATTGAAGGTACCAACCGGCAATCGATGTATTCACAGAGCAGCTCATGAGAGAATTTAACGCTGGCAACGGCCCACCTGTTGTCTGCGCTACGTTTCAAGCCTACTTGAGACGGTGTGTCCCTTGTCCATGATATGGTTGGTAATGAAGCTGAATATGTACCAGTAACACTGATCTTATCAACACACAAATTGAGCGAGCTCGCACAGGCAACTATAAGCTTATCTTCAAACAAGTCAGAGGTGAGTGCTGCTTACTATGTTTGTTTCGAATAGGGTACCAACTTTGACTTAGGCGCGTACATACCATATGAAATCGAGCAGTGGAAACGTCTCGGCAAGGCAGGACCACCTCCGGTCTTCAGCACCAAGATCGATACCGATAAGTCTTACAATTATGGTATTGAGCTTGGGCTCCGTGCCATCCGCGAAAAGCTCGATAATCCCAAAGCTGGGGATGTCGCCATAATCTTGGCTACCCACAACGAAGTCAGTATTGACAAGGCTATCACTTTCGTGGAGGAACTTGGTCTTGGTAAGAAGCAGGAGGACGGGTCTCTTTTGATCAGTGATTTCACTGCCAATCGTTTGGCCTTTGCTCAAATCTACGGTACGTACACTAATTGACTTTTCACTTTTGACGACGGGCTAAGGAATCAACAGGCATGAAGGACAGCCTGACCAACAGGGCTGCAGCAAGCATCAAGGCCGAGAATGGGTTGCCAGTCGTTTGCAAGGTTGGTCTACCGCGTAGCACAACGCACATCAATCAGATAACTGACCACTCGATATAGTCTGCGGCCTACGGAACACTGGATAACGCTCTCCCCAATCTTTCTCGCCGAGCTGTGGAGAACAAGACGGTTATGgaaggacgaggaggagctAGCACcgaaaggaagagattaGCTCGAGAGTTATGTCGTCGCTGGGTGCCATTATATTCCAGGGATTAATGGAGGTATGCATCCACGATTTGATCAGCTCTACCTATATAAAATATGTCCCAAAGTGTACATACTAGGCCCACTCCGAGTCTGTGTAATTGCACCAGCAAAATTTTTAATATAGTCGGCGAGCAACGAGCGACCCTACGCAGGCAGCGAAATCACAGGTGCAGGACTATATATAGTGATGGAACCAAGAAGCGACTGGCTGCTGGCTCCGGCAAATAATATTCTTATGTATCTGCCTGTTATTAAATACGGTGC encodes the following:
- a CDS encoding S-formylglutathione hydrolase, with amino-acid sequence MVQLEKLSSNKAAGGFLTKYKFPSASLALPTQFNVFIPSSASPDSPVPVLFYLAGLTCTEDTGAQKGGFLNAAGKEGIALVFPDTSPRGAGVEGEDDDWQLGTGAGFFINAETDKWKKHYNMYDLVVKELPEVLKEANLGLDFSKWSLMGHSMGGHGSLSIYLKNPGLFKSASAFAPICNPAAVPWGTNAFSNYLSSSSSWHDHDSSALLPEFAGEPKILVDVGTDDQFLKQGQLQPQALEKAGKEGVEVRMQDGYDHSYYFISTFGPEHVAFHAKYLKA
- a CDS encoding S-(hydroxymethyl)glutathione dehydrogenase gives rise to the protein MSTEGQVITCKAAIAWEAGKPLSIETVEVAPPKEGEVRIKILYTGLCHTDAYTLSGSDPEGAFPVILGHEGGGIVESVGKGVDNVKVGDHVVPLYTAECRECKFCKSGKTNLCGRVRTTQGKGVMPDGTTRFKCKGQDILHFMGCSTFSQYTVVSKFSVVAINPKAPLKTSCLLGCGITTGYGAATKSQGIEGTNVAIFGVGCVGLSVLQGAKAKGCKRIFAIDTNPKKKEWAEKFGATDFVNPKDLPEGKSIVDYLIEETDGGLDFTFDATGNVGVMRNALEACHKGWGVCTIIGVAPAGAEISTRPFQLVTGRVWKGSAFGGVKGRTELPGIVEDYLAGKLWVNEFVTHNETLEGINKGFDDMHAGDCIRCVVDMGFNEAP